The genomic window ACCCCGGTTCACTCGTGAGGAACGGGCCTTGTCCGTGTTGTTTCTTCATGTCTTCACTCCCGTCGGTGGACACGGGTTAAAATGATCGCCCACACCGTCAGCCGAACTTCCAAGGGGGCCGCCATGTTGCGGACGATGTTTCACGCCAAGATCCACCGAGCCACGGTGACGGAGGCCAACCTGCATTACGTGGGTTCGGTGACCGTGGATCAGGACCTGCTCGACGCGGCCGGGATCCTGCCGGGTGAGCTGGTCGCGATCGTCGACGTCGACAACGGCGCCCGGCTGGAGACCTACACCATCGCCGGTGAACGCGGCTCCGGCGTGATCGGCATCAACGGCGCCGCGGCTCACCTCGTGCACCCGGGCGATCTGGTCATCCTCATCGCGTACGCGCAGATGGAGGATGCCGAGGCCCGTTCCTATGTGCCGTCCGTCGTGCACGTCGATGCGGACAACCGCATCATCGAACTCGGTGACGATCCGGCCGAGGCCCTTTCCCCGGGGGTGAGCGTTTCGCCGCACGCACGCCCGTTCGCGCAGGTGCGTGCACAGCGGTAGCCGTCGGCCCCGGGGGCACGCCTGTTTTGCGGCGCGGAAGGTGAACTGCCTTCCGCGCCGTAGCCGTTTGTGACCTCCTCGACACATGTTTGCACTGCGTGCAAGAATGCAGTAAATGTATTCCGGTATGGAAAATTTAGATAGTACTTCCGCGTCGTTGGGACGGCGGGAACGTAAAAAATTAGAGACCAGGCGCACGATCCGTCAGGCGGCGCTGACCCTTGCGCTGGAAGAGGGCGTGGACAAGCTCACCGTCGAAGCCATCACCGAGGCCGCCGACGTATCCCCGCGCACCTTCTTCAACTACT from Corynebacterium maris DSM 45190 includes these protein-coding regions:
- the panD gene encoding aspartate 1-decarboxylase, with the protein product MLRTMFHAKIHRATVTEANLHYVGSVTVDQDLLDAAGILPGELVAIVDVDNGARLETYTIAGERGSGVIGINGAAAHLVHPGDLVILIAYAQMEDAEARSYVPSVVHVDADNRIIELGDDPAEALSPGVSVSPHARPFAQVRAQR